TTCAATCATCTTAATCTTTGTGTTAAAACTTGGCATAGGGAGGGGAAATACTTATATCTATCCAGATAGTGTTTGCACCAAAATCAAGAAATATAATCTTAATAGCTAAAAATTGAAGTTTTTATCTTAATAAAAGAttagggaaaaaaaaattaaaagtgatTTTTCTCACTTCCATAAGTTGTAAAGGGTATATCCGAGTTATTTTTTAAACAATTGGAATAAAAATAAGCTACCTTTTTAATGAAGGATATATATGCTCTAAATGGTATAATATACGactatatttgaacttttccctcATGAATTTATGTCATAAAGTGGCAGTTCTTTGGACATACTTTATCTAAATAATTTCCGTTAATTGGGAGGATATTAATCTAGATAGGATTTGGGGGAGTGGAGGAATTAATCCTATAAGACGCTCTGATGCAACACAACAACTTGAAAGAATTTTTGGCCCAAACATACTTCACCATATTTCCTTCCAAACTCCTTAGACCACTGTGGCACATATATCAAATGATCTGAAGCATTTATTGAGGAGTTCTTTTTCTTTCTATTGAAGTCAAAACATAGGAGATGGCAATTGAGCCTTGGTTGAATATTATGTGGTGGTACCCTCTCGCAACagcatttaaaaataaaaaatctgaatTATATTTCAAGAAATCTTTCTGAAAAATACATTTCAAAAATCAATAATAGTAAAATAGAAACTCAAATCAAGTACATAATTGGAATATTTAAAtcaagaaataaaatctacaaaCATGAAGAAATTTCTGTAGAGAAAGCTTTCCTCTTTAATAGGTTGTGAGCGGTGTGAATTTCAATTAATCGAACCTATCAATACTGAATACCAAATAATTGTactagaaaaaataaaataaaactttttAAGGCAAATGCCTTGCATACAAAAGAATATGTATTATCTCGATGCATGCACGTTCCATTTTAATATAGCCATCAAATCCTATGATAGTATCTTTCTCCGTGCTAATCCTATCTCTTAATAAAACATATTTTGACTAAATGTTTTGATGGAGACCAATTTTCTTgtctcatttttttctttttaattctagAGAGGGACAAAacacctatttttttttattaattaattggtGTAGGAATAATTAAGGCTATATATCTTTGGGAAGGAGCAGTGGGCTAACGACATACAGCCCTTGGCAGGGGTTTTTTCAACTGAGAAATTTATTCATAAGGATTTGCAGAGAATTTACTATTTTTTATTAGTTATTTGACCTAGAACTAGTGAATATATCAAATTGTCTACATGCATGAAAGTTTTATCCTCATTATTTTTAAGTGTCTTTTCTCTGAGTTTATCttccttttccatttttttttaacttatgggtcaatataaaataaaaagtatCAATTGTATCAATTAATGATAGATAAACTAACTCGTACTTGATGCTTATATTAAATTGTATCAATTAATGATAGTTAAATAACATATTGAGGTAAAAATATATGTTACTCGATCATGATAAGTgataaaaatatatgtaaaaaaCACACATATCATATATTCATTAATCTATTGTAAATATTGGGtgtgtataatttttttttcatctaTCAAATTCTACCATCCTGGGGGTACAATTGATAACCTGAGCGTACAGTTTAACCATTTTAAACTGCATATTCGTGAATTTGGatcttaaccaaaaaaaaaaaaaaagaaaaaaaaaagagagaatctTTTTTGTAGTTTGTTATTTATGTGAAAAAGAATCAATCGTTGCTCTGAATTTCGTGTTGTTCATCTCTTTTGAGCGAAAATGAAGGGGGGTAATAGGttaactttttctttcttttcttcttttcccAGAAAAGATCTATTTAATCCCCTTTGCTGAAATAATTGCGGGCTTAATCAAATAAGTACTGCACCCtccattttaatttgtttgtttcattttcctttttagtcagtttaaaaaaaatatctttttccttttttagcaaatctttaatttcaacttttcaCGTGACATGGTTAAGCCCACACGTGTTTTCACGAAAAATCATTACAGTTGAATTTGTATACATGGTCAAGGACACGTGAATCAATATGACCGAATAATGAGATAATATGTAAAATTAAGCAAGATAATTATAAAGAAAGCTAAAGGAATTTAAAACAATAGCCTGAGCCTAGGAGAAACTTTTGAGCTAGAGTCTTCGGGCAAGCGAACAATCAGATCTTAACTTAGTTGAACAAAAGCAATTAGGAACAAAGAGCaaaataagagcaaggtaattcATGTATATATTTTCAGAAGATCCTTACAATGAAATGAGCACATCTATTTATACTAGAGCTATGGGCTGCATGACCCACAAATCATGTCCTTTTCGTTACCAATATTAATGCCAAAGGTAATAAAAGGTAATAAAGGGATTTAGTGCTATGACAATGAATGGCAATGAAGGGAAATAATGCACATTTAAGACTGGAGAAAGACTTGAGTTTCTTGTGATGGTTGCACATTGAATGACGTTTGATCGGTGAGTTGGCATGCTTCTCCGGACCCTTTGTAGTTTCTGTCTCCGGTAGCAGCTTCCAGGTTACTCCTCCGGAGCATCGTTATGCTTTCCTGTAGCCCCTTTCTTACTGACTTTAATCTGACATTTCACCATCACCGCGTGTCATCCTTTGATATGTCCACTTGGTGTCGACGGATTTTACTCTATACAGATTGTCCCCCCCTTTTTCGGTTACTCGCTCAGATGTGACCGGGAAGTGGAAGATTTTTCCCTTCTTGTCGGAAAGTCATGTAATCACTCTCCCCCCCGCCTCATTAAAACCTTGCCGGTAATACCCAATTGGGACAAAAATCGagcgaagggaaaaagagtgcaggaCTTAGGGATTCAGATGACAACTCCACCACTAGTTTTTTCCGCCACTAGTTTTTCTTCTGTCAATGGCCGGTTGGTGCTGAAAAAATACCATCGCTATAGAAAACTTGATCTCAGAATTTTAGTGTTTATCCGAAACTTTTAATCGTTGAGTTCCGGTTCTTCGGGTTTTTAGGTTTTCCTAAAACTTTTAAACTTTTGAATCTTGACTCTTGGGTTTTTAGTTGTACCCAAAACTTTTAATTTTAGAGTTCCTGGCTCTAGGGTTTTTAGTTATACCTGAAACTTTGATAACCTCGTGGCCTTGGAGGTCGGAGATGTTAATGATCAAGAATTTAAATCTTCTGGTTCTGGTAAATTACAGAATAACATGTCCTGTTAACTTTTCGATCGGGAATCAAAGCATCCGGCTTTAGCCATTTGTCTGGATGGCTTTATAAGAGAGGGCCCTTTTTATTTCGGTGATTATGAAGGGGACGTCTTCTGTTCATTTGGGCACAATTGTTTGGATTCGtaatccttatttgatttaagagtgaGAAAATTTAAGAATGATTTCATTTCATTCGGACGTATATGAGAATATTTAGAAGGTGCAAGTTTTGCTTCATTCCATTCCTTGAACGTACACAAGTGTTTACAACTTTGCGTATACGACACTTTAtaggaaatgaaaaaaaatacATTTCAAGAGAATTATGGCCGAGCTGACATCTATTGGGTCTAGCCGGTTACTGATTCTggttccttttattttttttcgtGATTGATCTGGCAGCCCCGATTTCTTTCCTTATCCGGGAGCCAGTTCGGCCTATCTCCGGTATGATGCCTTTGGCcacatttttttgttttgttataGTTCTGGAGCCATCTTTAGATGCTTCCGGTACTTATTGTTGTGGTCTCCGCTGCTTTGATGCAACAGTCCCCAGTGTCTGTAGACATTACTGTTCTTTATCTGAGTTGTTTTTCGATGACTCGCTCCAAAAACGCTCCTGCCTTCTATCAGTTCGTCGCCCTGACGGGTATGGTTCAAACTGGTGTCTTGAATACCTCCGATCAAAAGTTGACCTTGATTTCGGACCGTAAGAGATGTCAGTATATTTACCTATTCATCTTCTACGCGAATCTTTGACATATACCGATTATGAACATCTTTCCACACCATTTCCTGGAACTATAGCAGATTTTCCTTGAGTTTTCATGAATCATCCAAACTCAGAGGGTTGAGACCCATAATGCAAGCCTCAGCTGCCCATTCATCCGGAACCACGGGCAGCAACTCGGTCTCCCCTTGAGTTATACAGAAGATGTCTGCCTTTCCCGTTCGCACCTTCGGGGCTCCAACATGTGCTTTGATAAACATATCTGCGAGCATAGCAAATAAATCAATAGAGTGTTCAGGAAAAAAAGAATACCAAGTTAAAGCCCCTTTAGCTAAAGTCTTGCTGAATTTCTTAATCAAGACCTATTCTATCTCATTTGGTTTCAGGTCATTTCCCTTGACAACAATGGTGTAGGTTGTTATGTGGTCCTGCGGATCCATCGTCCCATCATGCTTGGGGATGTCTGGCTTCTTGAATCTCTTTGGGATCCACTCCGGCTCGATTTCGGGCTTATATGCCCACTGGCTGTATCTTTTTGCATTTGGTCCCTCCACGACTggcggagcccccggtatttgatccATACAGTCTTGCAACTCCTTCGCGTTCTTTTCCCTTCCTTAGAGCTTTTGTTCATATTATCAGTTATGTCTTTCGTAATTGCAAGACTTGTGTCCGGAAAGGATTATCTCTGACAGATTTGCTCTAGGATGCGTTTTCATTCCCAACGCTCCTTCCCTTCGTTCGGTCTCCATTGGGTGTATTGTTTTCGATAGATGGGGCCGGAGGAGTTCCCCCGAGCCACCTGACTCCGGAGTTTGGATTGCTAAAAAGTGCTGAAATAGTTTGCCACATGAATTTCATCTCCTCCATCATTGAACGATGCTCCTCCCTCACGATTTGCATTGCTTCTTGGGGGGTTTCATTAGTAGGTGTTATTTCCTTTGTAACCCGTTGATTCAGACCGTTTTACGGGATGGTTGCTCCATCGTTGTTCCCGGTAGTGAGATGAGTTTGGTTATCAGTAGCGTTTGTCATATCTGAAATATATGTTCTAACAAAAAAGACTTAAGAGAATTAATATAAGAAAGTGGGTCACAATGATACCACAATTGTCTTGACTCCACGGTAGGCGCCAAACTATTTTCACGAAAAATCATTACACTTGAATTTGTGTAcgtggtcaaggacacgtggatcaaTATGACTGAATAATGAGATTATATGTAAAATTAAGAAAGATAATTATAAAGAAAGATAAAGATTTAAAGCAATAGCCTGAGCCTTGGAAAAGCTTTTGAGCTAGAGTCTCCGGGCAAGCGAACAATCAGATCTTAGCTTAGTAGAACAAAAACAATTAGGGACTAAGAGCAAAATAAGAGTAAGGTAATTCTTGTATATATTTTTAGATGATCCTTACAATGAGATGAACGCATCTATTTATACTAGAATGGGGTGCATAACCCAGAAATCACGACCTCTTCATTGCCAATATTAATGCTAAAGGTAATAAAGGGTAATAAAGGAATTTAATGCTATGACAATGAATGGAAATGAAAGGAAATAATGCACATTTAATACCGGAGGAAGACTTGGGATTTCTTGTAACGGTTGCACATTAAATGACGTCTGACCGGTGAGTTGGGCAAACTTCTCCGGACCCTTTGTAGTTTCTGTCTCCGGTAGCGGCTTCCAGGTTACTTCTCCGGAGCGTCGTTACGCTTTTTCGGAGCCCCTcgcttgctggatcaaatctAATATGTCACTATCGCCACGTGTCATTCTTTGATACATCCACTTGGTGTCAACGGATTTTACCCAATACAACACGATCAAATCATATTCGTACATtgtacatatctttagtttaagaccataaaattcaaaagtcttcttttctttcttaaactttgtgttgTTAAAATATCGCACATCGGTGGTTTAAGGGATGGGTGGACTTCTTATATGGACTTGGAAAATCATCtcctcataagctagcttttgagATTGAGTTAGGCGCGTGATCCATTTCTTTACACGTGTCAAGTCAAAGCCAGGCCAACAAATTGAAACGAGGAAGAGTAGTTCTTGTTCATGTAAATGACACTTGAGTATATGCTATACCATCCCTCATCTCTGAAAATCTTCTAAAGGGAAGTGTTGTATGTCAcgtcaacattttttttttcaaatagtgTAACaatccgatatatatatatatatatatatatatatatatacacacacttgaTTCACTACTCCAAGTGTAGTCATGCTCGACACTGGAAGAGCCACTACCTCAAACGAATCTATCCTGTATCAACATATTTATCATCGAAATAAAATCGAATAATTGAAATGCAAATGATTAAGTGGATATTTCAAATGAAATAAACAACAGAAGCCCACAGTACATATCTATATGTCACCCATATTCGAATAAACTGTTAATGAGAATTACTAGACTCTAAATATATAAGTTGGGTCATAATCTAAAATAGACATAAAGGAATTACTAGCTTAAAGTGACACCATGGCTCATGTAATTGGCTCACTTAACTGAACTTTGATAAGGCCTCGAACAGGATAAGAGTCGATCGGTAACTACACTAACAGAAGGATCAGTAAACAACGAAAAATCAACAGGTCTAAGCTATGCTCCAGCAAAATCATCAACCCGCCCTGCCATCATACTCCTTAGAGTAAGTCTTTAAAATAGTGCATGAAAGCAACAACAATAGGATATATATCTAATACTCTACTGAAGAAGTAAGTAAAATATGTAGCACGCACATACAACTCTATCACATCATTTATCCAATCATGGGTCCTCGGGAGCCAAGTCTACTAGATTATTCAGTGTAAATCATGGGCCTTGTAGATTTCAACTGATCCACTTGATTGAATCATATGAGTCCTTACGGATACTAGGTATTCGATAGATCAACCACGTGATATTGATATCAACAAAATCCCCTAGCATGTACAGTACACAATACAagttgtatacgggtaaaaccgaggatatgGACATACTCGATTGCCCGATGTCAAGGTGAGGCTCGGTCAGGATACGATCGGCTTATCGAGTGTAAGGCTTCAAGCTCGATCTGTAAAGAGGCGCTAAAGCAGGTAGAAGAGGCGGTTACCACCATGAGGAGAAGACCAGAATATCCGTCCTCAGCCGGATATTTCGGCACCAATCTCGGCAATAGCTGTCAACAGATTTCTTttccttacttagaattgtactaggcTTAGGACTCTTCTattatataaagaggaggccctCATTCATTGAAGGGGCGGCGATAGAAAAAAGAGAGAATTCATATACTAAGAAAGTAATAGTATCGTTTGAGTTCATTTATATTTCTTGAGGTTGCCTTTTGTTATTCATTGTGTAAGCACCCAGTCAGAAGGGTCCGACCTCGGTTCCCGATACCCGAGGCCAGTCATCATTTCACATTTGGTCAGATCTGCCTATTTTACTTACTTATTCATTTATCGTGTAATCTAATCTCGAATTGAATTaagccacatatctttggcaccatacataaatttaattgttctccattttaaggttaaacagtttggcgcccaccgtggggccagaGATAGTAGTGGCATTTCAGTACAAAATTCTGGTTACACTCGATATTTTACATTTGTTATTTAAGGTTTGATTTCAGGTCAACCAGACATGTCGGACTCCCATTCCGTCAACTTTCAAGTCGAGCCAAGCCATCACGAGTATAACGACGGGGGTGTACCTAATAACAACGTACCCTCTATTAATCCTGTTCAAGACGGATCGTCGGTGGGCAACGTACCGGCCGGCGGGGATAACAAAGCTGTGCTGCAACAGCTCCAAAACCAGTTAGACATGGCTATGGCTCAATTGCAGGCCCAGCAAGAGATCACAGCGCAATTTCAGAACCGAAATCAAGCACCCGATACTGCTGAACAGACCGAGGATACGGAAGAAAGGCACGTTACTCGGAATAACGAGAACCATCTCGGGCAGAGTAGCGAGCTGATAAGAATGCTCGAGGAATTGACCAAACGAGTTGAGTCCGGTGAAAAAAAGATAGAGACGAACGATAAGAAGGTGGAGAACTACAACTCGAGGGTCGATTAGATTCCGGGGGCCCCACCGGTGTTAAAGGGATCGAATTGGAAGAAATTCGTTCAAATGACATTTTCGCCGAGTGCGGCGCCAATGAAAATCCCGAAGAGATTCCGCATGCTCGATATCCCGAAGTATAATTGGACAACGGACCCAAATGAACATGTGACTGCATATACGTGTGCTATTAAGGGCAATGATCTCGCCGATGATGAAAGGGAATCAGTACTGCTTAAGAAATTCGGGGAAACCCTGTCAAAGGGGGCAATGATTTAGTATCATAACTTGCCCGAGCATTTGATTGATTCGTTTGCCATGCTCGCTGATGCTTTTGTCAAAGCCCATGCTGGGGCCATCAAGGTCGAAACCCGAAAATCAGATTTTTTAAACGTCAAGCAGCGAGATGACGAGACCCTCCGCCAGTTTGTGGCCCGATTTCAAATGGAGTGCATGGACTTACCTCCGGTCACTGACGATTGGGCCGTTCAGGCTTTCACTCAAGGGCTCAATTCAAGAAGCTCGATCACATCTATGGAGCTAAAGGAAAATCTGATTGAATACCTGGCAATTGCCTGAGCTAATGTACACAGCAGGTATCAATCAAAGATCAGGGTCGAAGATGATAAGATACTGAAGGCCGCTTCAGTATCATGGCATTCTGGCAAAGTATATGATCGATCGAAAAGAACAATAGATTGAGATTCCAGATCATCATATGACAGATATCAACCTTACCCACCCGATCGAAGGGCGAATGGGCGCAACAGCGAATCAGGAAAAAATGATAGGAGGAATGATCGAAGGAACGATCGAGGACTAAGTAGTCATGGATTGATGAACAGAAATGCTGTCGATAGAGCCGCGGGAAATAAAGAAATTCCAAGGCTATCCGAGTACAATTTCTGCGTCGATGTAGCGACCATAGCATCGACATCTGTAACAGAGAAAAGAGGCACCCAAGGCCAATCCAATCTGATCTAGAGAAGCGGGATAAGAGCCTTATTTGCAAGTACCATTACACTCACGGCCATCGAACCGAAGATTGTCGGCAGCTGTGAGAGGAGGTTTCCTGTTTGTTTAATTTGGGACACCTTCGAGAATTTCTAAGTGAACGAGCAAAAACTCACTTCAAGAACGTGGATTCTAACAAGCAAGATAGGCCGGAAGAGCCTCAGCAAGTGATACACATGATCATAGGAGAAACGGACGTTCTCATTGGGCCGGTTGTAAAACACACCAAAATTTCCATAACAAGACAAAATCGTATTCGGAATGACGATCCGACGGTCCCATCTCGTTCAGTGACGAGGACATGGAAGGCATCGCTCAACCTCATAACGACGCGCTGGTAATATCTGTCCTTATGAATAGGTTTAGAATTAAACGTGTgctaattgatccaggtagctcggctaatatcatccgatggagagtcatcGAGCAGCTGGGACTACTGGATCAGATCGTACCAGCAATACGAGTTCTCAATGGATTCAACATGGCCTGCGAAATGACGAAGGGTGAGATCACCTTACCGATCAACACGGCAGGAACTACgcagcagatttttttttttgtgatagaGGGAGATATGGGATACAACACATTATTGGGAAGACCGTGGATTCACCTCATCAAAGAGGTCCCCTCAACTATGCATCAGGCGTTGAAATTCCTGACCTCAGAGGGGATCAAAACGATTTATGGTGAACAACAggcagcaaaggaaatgtttgCGGTCGAAGAATCTGTTAAGACTACAAAGATACCAGATTGGAATGAAGGGGAaagtgtcacgacctgactaggggccgcgacgaacacccggtgctagtccacccgggcaccccccttTAGcctacacttatacttacatttaggtgagccacataattagacatatatttcttttcatccatcaaactagtcccatttggacgataacatttcttatatcatcataggcatctatgccacattaatgtatatgggccgacaaggccaacaaaatgacatacaaaaatataggccgacaaggccgaacacgtctaaccacatacacatgtctacgagcctctaagaaggttatagcatatcacatgagcgggacaggaccccgctatgcccataattatgtacacaaaagaataagtacccaaaagctgtagctccgaatgaaatggagctccgctatgtagtccctgaaaatatagctatggattaagcctgtctccctgtgcacctgcgggcatgacgcaacgtccacaaacaaaaggacgtcagtacgaagaatgtactgagtatgtaaagcatgatcaatatcaaaatgaaagcttaagagtcaacataagagatagcataacatgggagataataatatcgtcgtcatagcacttacttgctttccacaaggacattccatttctattgtgtatccgtgtacatacatccatatccgtatttatttgccttcacattcatttctataacatattcgtactcatattgatgtcatatacacacacacatatatatacttatagccTTTATATAACTTTTGtgtagcgtacccgaccataaaggatcggtgtttcatacatacttggccaaccaaggctcaaggtcatacatacctggccctaccaaggcttcagggttatccgtaccttctgcagaagtgcgtgcgcgttacgtagtcatatacatactctatacgtattcatatacatacattctacccggcatcataagctcggggtcttatcatagcccttcataggcacccatacatacaatagcccataggcatcttaatcatcacattattctcatcattattactatctttgttgttatcattacatctatcttataggcctactcgtcatgcgaggaacttagtactatcgcagcacatcaagcatcgtgagcttattagctcggtatgtcaatcatttgaagaaatcatagactcatagaagatttagacgttaggccaaagaaccatgccttatgaaagaagggttagccttacataccttttcgttcgactatatagcacTTGCATGTTCTCTTTCAACACTTGCGcttataccttcattaaggtcatactatcgttagaatcgacaactagcataaatggctaaagctagagaaaatcggacagcatctcctttatttatacaacattcctccatatcgtaattcaactcccaacggtagcaatacatttacaatatcataacaatagcctttagtcatctacttATCCATATTCtgaattcacttccaattttccatattcaagaccataacacacgatttcgtccattcacatacaatgcctatttcatgatcttaacgtcatttataacccattcatgtcacaacacaacaacaatcatgatttaattcaaactatttctcaaaacgtcactattcatcattcatgactcattttgctatgctcttctaaaatccaagcatttcaacttccaaataccttaaacaacatataaataccataaatcttaccttagatgttttaggaacaagccttagtcgaaatactccactcgAGCAAAAACCCTACTTTTTcttcatttggatttcttgacttggatgatctttaatgggtttgcttacacttgattcacttgttttgtgttgttgatcactaaaaactctTGAAAACTTGTATCATATATgtggagagatgttttagagagaaggggtgtcaagggaaatgaaatgaaataaccttggtcccttacatttattgagccaaaatctgtcccgaccaaataaacggaccaacatacggtccgtataaattgtacgggccgtatgtttggtcgtacaattggtccagaaagtttggccaatatgggttgattatacggtcccaaacatacggaccgtataaattatacggccagtatgtttggccgtataatccccagtgatcccgaagttcgtttcgtcgtttcgtttgatcttcaatccttatggaaccttcttaacacttgttcatcacttcaataccaatccaagggacgttataactcttctccaagacatcattaagcccttactaactcgttactcgtatttcctttccgttacttatcaaatactttgccttctcttggcaatcctttccccccatctctaacatctttgaactctcacctagaatcatcgaatgtcatcgctcgccTATGAAAACATCGCATACttatactcctcactagttcattcacttgcgtaccaacggaagatttttcgaggtgtaacattctctcccccttaagaacattcgtcctcgaatgttaaagtcttcggggattctataaaaatttcgccagagtttcctctgtaacatggcactaccatcctgtcacaacagcccacaataacaatgcctcacagggcaacaacataatagcaatagaatttggccacacacgacccaaaagcataaaagcaaaacatacataccttatgatcttgacgtctcatcttggatctcttccaagggctgaaataactgcgggtatctggatcgcatgctttcttccgcttcccacgtcatttcctctcgtttaccgcttctccatagaaccttaactgaggccacctctttgtttctaagcctccgtacttacctatctagtatgacaatgggtacttcttcataggtcaatttatctgtcacttgcacatcacttactgggacgatcctggtaggatctccaatacatttccggagcatcgagacgtggaaaactggatgaactgactccaaatcgggaggtatatctaactcataggccaccttgcctatcttgcgcacaatctcataaggcccaatataccggggactaagcttcccctttttgccaaatctcataacgcccttcattggcgacactttcaagaatacccagtccttaacttggaactctaagtctcttcgacgattatctacaTAGCACTTCTGAcaactttgagccgctaacaaccgatcttgtatgagcttgactttctctatggcttgctggaccaagtctggccctatcaactgagcctctcctatttcaaaccacccaattggggatctacttTTCCGCCCATATAatgcctcatacggtgccatttgaatgctagaatgataaccattattgtaagcaaattcaataagtggaaaatgatcattccaactacctccaaaatccatcatacatgcccgtaacatatcttcgagagtctggatagtacgttcggcttgcccgtcggtctgtggatgaaatgtcgtgctaaggctcacttgggtccctaaacccgcttggaaagactcc
The sequence above is a segment of the Lycium barbarum isolate Lr01 chromosome 6, ASM1917538v2, whole genome shotgun sequence genome. Coding sequences within it:
- the LOC132644252 gene encoding uncharacterized protein LOC132644252, with translation MEGIAQPHNDALVISVLMNRFRIKRVLIDPGSSANIIRWRVIEQLGLLDQIVPAIRVLNGFNMACEMTKGEITLPINTAGTTQQIFFFVIEGDMGYNTLLGRPWIHLIKEVPSTMHQALKFLTSEGIKTIYGEQQAAKEMFAVEESVKTTKIPDWNEGESVTT